In Mycobacterium sp. ITM-2016-00317, the genomic window GGGTGGATCCCGGCGATCGCCTTGACCAGGGTCGACTTCCCGGCGCCGTTGTCCCCGACCAGCGCGGTCACCTGGCCGGGATAGACACAGAAGTCGACATCGTGCAGCACGTGGACGACGCCGAAACTCTTGTTGACGCCGCTCAGTTCGAGGATGGGCGGATGCGGTTCCATCACATGCCCGCGGCGGTGCACGCCGCGGCGAACTGCCCGGAGCACACCTCGTCCTTGGACTGACCACCGTCGTCGAAGACGATCGCGATGTTGTCCTTGGTGATCGACTGCGGCATCAACAGCACCGAGGGCACGTCACGGCCACCGGTGTCGTCACGCGAGGTACCGGTGGTTTCGGGCTCCTGGCCGTTGGCGAGCGCGATCGCGACGTCGGCGAGCGCACCCGCCTCCTCGGCGGCCGACTTGTACACCGTCATGCACTGGGTTCCGGCCAGGATGTTCTGCAGGCCTTCGACCGTCGCGTCCTGCCCGGTCACCGGGACCTGGCCGGCACGCTTGTTCTTCTCCAGAATCGAGATCACCGAACCGGCCAGACCGTCGTTGGCGGCGTACACGCCGTCCACCCGGCCGTCTGCCGCGGTGTAGAGCTGCTCGAAGATCGTCACCGCCGCGTCGTTGTCCCAGTCGGGCACCGCCTGCTCACCGACGATCGTGATCGACGGGGTCGCATCGACGACCGAGTGCGCGCCGGTACTGAACAGCGTGGCGTTGTTGTCGGTGGGCGAACCGTTGAGGAACACCACGTTCGCGGGTTGCCCGGCCAGGCACTCGACCAGCCCCTGGCCCTGCAGTTCGCCGACCTTGGTGTTGTCGAACGACACGTACACGTCCGACGAACCGCCCAACGTCAGGCGGTCGTAGTCGATGGTCTTCACACCCTGGGCAGCGGCCTTCTGCTGGATCGAGGCGCCGCTGTCGGAATCGAGGTTCACGATCGCCAACACGGTGACGCCGTCGGCGATCATGCCGTCGGCGATGGTGGCCATGGTGTCGGCCGACCCCTCGGCGTTCTGGATGGTGTAGTCGACACCGGCATCGCTGAACGCGGCCTCCAACGCGGGGCGGTCCTTGGTCTCCCAGCGGACCGACGACTTGGTGTCGGGCAGGATGACGCCGATCTTGCCGCCGCCCTGGGCGGCGGTGGACCCCGAACCCGAGTCCGAGTTCGACCCGCACGCGGTCAAGGTCAGGCCCACGCCTATCACTGCGGTGACGAGCAGGCTGCTGGTGCGCTTCACGAAGATCCCTCCGAACAAGTCGTGGTGGTCATTTGTTGTGCCTCTCGACATATAACGTGATCCAGGTCACTGGTGGGCAGGATTTTCCGTTTCCCCTCGCGCCGCGCACTCACCGCGCGCCCATCAGGTGCTCGATCGCCAGCTGATGCAGAGCGACGAAGCCGCAACCTCTTCCACCGAAGTACGCGTCGGTGTCGAAGTCCTCGTAAGCGGTCGGGTCGGCCAGCAGATCGGCGTAGGTCTCGCCGTCCCCGAGAGTCGGGCGCCGCAATTCGGCCACCTTGGCCGCGGCCATCGCCTCCCGCACGGCCGGGTCGGCGCGGAACGCCGCGGCCCGCTCGCGAAGCAGCAGGTACATGCGCATGTTGGCGGCGGCGGACGCCCAGACGCCGGCGATGTCCTCGGTGCGGCTGGGCTTGTAGTCGAAGTGCCGGGGCCCGTCATAGGCGGCCGCACCGTCCGGTCCGCCGTGCTCCAGCAGGTCCACCAGTGAGAATGCGTTGACCAGGTCGCCGTGACCGAACACCAGATCCTGGTCGAACTTGATGCCACGCTGACCGTTGAGGTCGATGTGGAACAGCTTGCCGCTGTAAAGCGCCTGCGCGATACCGTGCGCGAAGTTCAGCCCGGCCATCTGCTCGTGGCCCGTCTCGGGATTGACCCCGACCATCTCCGGATGTTCCAGGGTCTCGATGAACGCCAGGGCGTGCCCGACGGTGGGCAACAGGATGTCGCCGCGCGGCTCGTTGGGCTTGGGCTCGATGGCGAACCGCATTCCGCTGCCCTGATCGATCACGTACTGGCACAAGAGGTTCAGCGCTTCCCGATAGCGCTCCAGGGCGGCCTGCACGTCCTTGGCCGAGTCGTACTCGCTACCTTCCCTGCCACCCCACATCACGAACGTCTGGGCACCGAGTTCGGCGGCGAGATCGACGTTGCGCAGCACCTTGCGCAGCGCGTAGCGGCGCACGCCCCGGTCGTTGCTGGTGAACCCGCCGTCTTTGAACACCGGCTGGGTGAACAGGTTCGTGGTCACCATCGGCACGACCAGACCGGTGGCGCCGAGCGCGGCGGTCACCCGGTCGACGGCCCGCCGCCGGTCGGCATCGGAGCTGCCGAAGGCGAACAGGTCGTCGTCGTGGAAGGTCAGGCCGTACGCACCCAGTTCGGCGAGTCGTTCCACCGCCTCGACCGCGTCCAGCGCGGGGCGGGTGGCGACACCGAACGGGTCAACACCCGGCCATCCGACGGTCCAGAGACCGAACGAGAACCGGTCCTCACGTTTCGGGGTCAGTGCTTCGGCGGTGCGAAGGCCGGCGGCCAGCACAGTCATCGGATACTCCAAACGGCAATGGACTATGGTTTTGTTCTTTGATCGAACTTATGATGTGGCCTGCGACACTGTCAAGGGTCGAATGTGAAGGAGGCGGGCACCGTTGAACGCGACGCATGGCCACCGCGCAACGCGGGTGGGGACGAGCACCGACGACGTCCGACGGCGGAACCTGTCCGGCGTGCTCACCCTCGTACACCGCCGCCGCGCCGTCAGCCGCGCCGAGCTGACCCGGCACACCGGGTTGTCGCGCTCCACCACGAAGGACCTCGTCGAGGAGTTGGCGGCCAGGGGCCTGGTCGACGAGTCCCCGGCACCGCCGGTCTCGCAGGTCGGGCGCCCGAGTCCGATCGTGCGCCCCGGCGATCGGGTGGTCGCGGTGTCGGTCACCCCCGAGGTCGACGCCGTCACCGTCGGAGTCGTGTCGATGGGCGGCGAGGTCCGCGAGGTCGTCCGCCGCCCGACCGACCGGATACCCACGCCGGCCGACACCGTGGCCATCACGGCCGACGCGATCGCCGACATCCGCCGCAGCCTGCGCAGCGATCAGGAGATCACCGCCGTCGGTGTCGCGGTGCCGGGCCTGGTGCACGGCCCGGAGTCGTCGGTGCAGTTGGCCCCCAATCTGGACTGGCATGACGTGGAGATCGGCCAGATGCTCAGCAGCGCAACGGGATTGCCGGTCTACGCGGCCAACGACGCCAACGTGGGCGCCATCGCCGAACACCTCTTCGGCAACCACCACGGCGCCGAGCACCTGATCTACGTCAACGGCGGCCCCAGCGGCATCGGTGCGGGATTCGTGGTGGCCGGCGGACTGCTGGGCGGCATTGCCGGATACGCGGGCGAACTGGGGCACACCTACGTCGGCGGCGGCGAGCAGTGCCATTGCGGCAGCGTGGGATGCCTGGAGACCGAGGTCGTGCAGGCGCCGCTGGCCCGGCTGGTCACCGAGTTGGACGGTGCCAGAGCGGATCCGCCCACCAGCGCCGAACTCGACGTGCTCAATCGCCAGGCCCGCGTGCTGGCGGTGGCTCTCGGCAATGCCGTGAACATGCTGAACCCCGGCCTCATCGTCCTCGGCGGATTCCTGCGGGTGTTCTGCGCCTACGCGGCGACGGCGCTGCGTGAGGAACTGGCGCGGCGAAGCATGGGTGCGCCGCGAAGCATGGTCCGGGTCGTGCCCGCCACACTGGGCGCCGATACTCTGGTCATCGGTGCCGCGGAGTTGGCGTTCGCACCTGTGCTGGCCGATCCCGGGAGGTTCTGACATGACGCTCGTCGCGGGTGTCGACTCGTCCACCCAGTCCTGCAAAGTGGTCGTCTGTGACGCCGACACCGGCCGCGTCGTGCGTTCTGCGTCGTCGCCACATCCCGGCGGGACCGAGGTCGACCCGAGATGGTGGTGGGAGGCGCTGCAGCGCAGCATCACCGCCGCAGGCGGATTCGATGACGTCGCGGCCATCTCGGTGGGCGCGCAGCAGCACGGCATGATCTGCCTGGACTCCGCCGGGCAGGTGGTACGGGATGCGTTGCTGTGGAACGACACCCGCTCCGCTGACGCCGCGGCGCAACTCGTCGGCGAGTTGGGCGGCCCCGCGGTGTGGGCCGACCGTGTCGGCGTGGTGCCGGTGGCCGCGATCACCGCGGCCAAACTGCGGTGGCTGGCCGACCACGAGGCGACGAGCGCCGATGCCACTGCGGCAGTGTGCCTTCCACACGACTGGCTGACCTGGCGGTTGACCGGCTCGTCGGACATCGCCGATCTGCGCACCGACCGTAGCGACGCCAGCGGAACCGGCTACTACTCCGCCGGCGCCGACGACTACCAGTACGACCTCCTCGCGCTCGCCCTGCGCGGCCGCATCCCCACGGTGCCCCGGGTGCTGGGACCACGGGAGTCCGCGGGCACGACAACCGAGGGTGTTGCCCTGGGGCCTGGTGCGGGCGACAACGCCGCGGCCGCATTGGGACTGGGCGCAGGCGACGGCGACTGCGTGGTGTCGCTCGGGACCTCGGGCGTGGTCAGTGCCGTCGGCCGGACCGCGCCCCACGACCCCGACGGCATCGTCGCCGGATTCGCCGACGCGACCGGACGCCAATTGCCGTTGGTGTGCACCCTCAACGGGGCGCCGGTGCTGGCCGCGGTCGCAGAGATGCTGTCGGTGGATTTCGACGAGTTCGACAGACTCGCCCTGTCGGCGCCGCCCGGTGCCGACGGGCTGGTCCTGGTGCCGTACTTCGAGGGTGAACGCTCCCCCAACCTGCCGCGGGCCGCCGGGGCGCTGCACGGTGTCACGACGCGGAACCTGCACCCTGCCAACATCGCCCGGGCAGCGGTTGAAGGGCTGCTCAGTTCGATGTCGTTCTGCATCGACAAGATCGGCGAGCAGGGCGTCGACGCGAACCGCATCATCCTCGTCGGCGGCGCCGCCAGGTCCGACGCGGTCCGGCGGATCGCACCCGCGGTGTTCGGGACCACCGTGCGAGTGCCGACACCGGGCGAATACGTGGCGTTGGGCGCGGCCCGGCAGGCGGCATGGGTGGCGTCCGGGCAGCAGGCACCGCCGGCGTGGGAGATCGGAGACTGGGCGAGTTACGAAGCCGACGCGACGCCCCATGTGCTCGAGCAGTATCACTCCGCGGCGCCGCTGACCTTGCGGTAGGCGGCTTGTCGGAACTTGTCGGCGCCTGTTGGTAGCGTCGGGGCATGTTCGAAAGTTTGTTCGATATCGACGAGGGGGCATCGCAGGCCGAGTTGCGGGCGGCCGTCGAGCGCTTCGAAGCCCTGAAGTCCGCCGCTGCGGCGGCGCAGGCGCGGGCGACGGCGTTGTGGGCGGCCAAGCGCCGCGCCGCTGAGGAGGCCGCGGGGATTCCGGCGGCGAAGCGCGGGAAGGGCCTCGGCGCGGAGGTGGCGTTGGCCCGCCACGACGCCCCGGTGTGCGGCGGGCGGCATCTGGGGTTCGCGCAGGCGTTGGTGGAGGAGATGCCACACACGCTGGCCGCGTTGGAGTGCGGGGGGCTCTCGGAATGGCGGGCCACCCTGATCGTGCGGGAATCCGCGTGTCTGTCGGTGGCGCAGCGGAGGGAGTTGGACGCCGAACTGTGCGGCGACGTCACCAGGTTGGCCGGGTGGGGCAACAACCGGATCGAGGCCGAGGCCAAGAAGATCACCGCCCGGCTGGACGCGGCGGCCGTGGTCGCGCGGGGCCGGGCGGCGGTTGCCGATTGCGCGGTCAGTGTGCGGCCGGTGTCGGACACCATGATGTGTGTCAGTGTCCGGCTGCCCCTGGCCAAAGGCGTCGGCCTGTATGCGGCGTGTAAACGAGCCGCCGACACCACCTTTGATGCGCGGCCGCGGGGCCAGGTGATGGCTGAGACGGTGTATGAGCGGGTGACCGGTCACCCGGCTGATGGGCCGGTGCCGGTGGCGTTGAGTCTGGTGATGGCCGACACGACGTTGGCCGGTGACGATGACGAGTTGGGTTGGCTCGACGGCTACGGCCCGGTCCCGGCCGGGTTCTGCCGGGCGCTGACCGGGGACGCGGCTGCTGACGCCGAGGCGAAGGCCACGCTGCGGCGGCTCTATCGGCATCCGGAATCAGGGCAGTTGGTGGCGATGGAATCGACGGCCCGGAAGTTTCCGAAAGCACTGGCGCTGCTGTTGCAGCGCCGCGACCGCACGTGTCGCACCCCGTACTGCAATGCCCCGATCCGCCACCACGACCACGCCGTGCCCGCCCGCGACGGCGGAAAGACCAGCGCAGGCAACGGGCTCGGGTTGTGCGAGGCGTGCAATTACGCCAAGGAAGCGCCGGGCTGGCGGGTGACCACCAGCGAGACGAACGGTGAGCATCGGGCCGAGTACGTGACCCCGACCGGGGCCACCTACACCTCGATCGCCCCGGTGCTGCCCGGGCCGCCGGTGCGACGACGGCTCAGCCTGGCCGAAGGCCGACTCAGCATCGACCTCGTCACCTTCGACGCTGCGTGACGTACCAGTCGAGAAGCGCGGGATCGTCGACCGCGCTGCGTTCGACGACCTTCGCGGGGTCTCCGCCCTGGAACAGCTTCTTGATCGGCACCTCGAGCTTCTTGCCGGTGCGGGTGTGCGGAACGGCGGGCGCGACGATGATCTCGTCGGGCACGTGGCGCGGCGACACCTCGGAGCGGATCGTGTCGTTGATGCGGTCGCGGAGTTCGTCGGTCATCTCGACATCGTCGGGCAGCACCACGAACAACGGCATCCAATAGCCGCCGTCGGGTTGCTCGGCGCCGATCACCAAGGCCTCCACCACTTCTGGCAGGCTCTCGACCGCCTGATAGATGTCGGCACTGCCCATCCGGATACCGTGCCGGTTGAGGGTGGAGTCGGACCGGCCGTGCACGATCACACTGTCGTGATCGGTGATGGTGATCCAGTCACCGTGGCGCCAGACACCCGGGAAGGTGTCGAAATAGGCCGAGCGGTAGCGCTCCCCGTCGGGGTCGTTCCAGAATGCGACGGGCATCGACGGCAGCGGCTTGGTGACCACGAGTTCGCCGACCTCGCCGCGCACCGGGTTGCCCGACTCGTCCCACGCATCAAGGGCGACACCGAGGTACGGCGCGGACAGTTCGCCGGGCCAGACCGGCACAGTGCGCGCGCCACCGATGAACGCCGACACCACGTCGGTGCCCCCGCTGATCGACGCGATCTGCACCCCCACGTGGTCGCGCAACCACAGCGACGACGACGGAGGGAGCGACGACCCGGTGATCCCTACGGTCCGCAGCGCGGACAGGTCGTGGGTGCGGCCGGGCTCGGCGTCGGCCTTGATGCAGCCCAGCACATAACCGGGGCTCGTGCCCAGCACCGTGGCACGGATCCGGGCGGCGATGCGCCACAACGAATCCGGCTGCGGGGCGTTCGGGCTGCCCTCGTAGCAGACGATCGTCGCGCCGACCAGCAGCCCGGCGACCTGGAAGTTCCACATCATCCAGCTTGGGCTGGTGTACCAGAAGAACGTGTCGTCGGGGCCGATGTCGGATTGCAGCGCAACGGCCTTGAGATGTTCGAGCACCACACCGCCGTGGCCGTGGATGATGCCCTTCGGCAGCCCGGTGGTCCCCGACGAGAACAGGATCCACAGCGGATGCTCGAACGGCACCCGGACCGGTTCCCACGGGGCGTCACTGCGTTCGGCGAGGTCGTCGGTCGAGAACGTCGCCTTCAGTGTCGGCAGCCCGGCCGTGACGGCCTTCACGTCGTCCCGCTTGTCGCGGTATTTGCCGCCGAACAGGTAGCCGTCGGAGGCGACCAGCACCGTCGGTTCCAGCTGCCCCAGCCGGTCCAGCGCCGCCTTGGCCGAGTAGTCCTGGCCGCATGCGCTCCATACCGCGCCGACGCCGGCGGTGGCCAGGAACGCGATGACCGTCTCCGGGATGTTGGGCAGGTAGCCGACGACGCGGTCCCCCGGGCCGACGCCGGCCGCGCGCAGCTTCTCGGCGAACGCCGCGGCACGTCCGAGCAGGTCGGCCCACGACACCTCGCGGTCGGGTCCGTCCTCGCTGACGTGGATGATCGCCGGCCGGTCGGTCCGGGCCTGCCGCACGACGTGGTCGACGTAGTTCAGCGTGGTGCCCGGAAACCAGGTGACGCCGGGCATTTCCGATCCCTCGAGGACACCGGAGTGCTCCCCGAGCTCGAAGTAGTCCCACAGCGCACCCCAGAAGCCCTCGACGTCCTCGACCGACCACCGCCACAGGGCCTGGTAGTCCGCGAACGTCTTCCCGGTGCGTTGTTCGGCGAAGCGCGCGAACGCCGTGACCTGCGCCCCCGTGATGTCCTCGTCGGTCGGCACCCACTGCGGTTCGGTCGTCACCGTCACCGCGCGCTCCATCCGCCGTCCATCGTGTACGACGCCCCCGTCACCATGCCCGCCACAGGCGATGCCAACCATGCGACCAACGCGCCGACCTCCTCAGGTTCCACGAGACGCTTCACCGCGCTCTCCTTGAGCAGGATGTCAGAGATGACCTGATCCTCACCGATGTTGTGCGTTCTGGCCTGGTCGGCGATCTGCCGGGTCACCAGCGGGGTCCGGACGTAGCCCGGGTTGACGCAGTTGCTCGTGACACCGTGCGGTCCGCCTTCGAGCGCGGTGACCTTGGACAACCCCTCCAGGGCGTGCTTGGCGGTGACGTAGGCGACCTTGTACGGCGATGCCCGCAGGCCGTGGATCGACGAGATGTTGACGACCCGCCCGAACTCGTTGCGGTACATGTGCGGCAGCGCGGCGCGGATCAACAGGAACGGTGCCTCCACCATCAACGCCATCATCGAGCGGAACTTCTGCGGCGGGAACTCGGCGATCTCGGCGATGTTCTGCACGCCGGCGTTGTTGACCAGGATGTCGGTCTCCAGGCTCAGCCCCTCCAGCGCCTCGACATCGAGAAGGTCCAGCACCCAGGCGGTTCCCCCGACCTCCTGTGCGACCGCCTTGGCCGCCACGCCGTCCACGTCGGCGACGGTGACCTCGGCCCCCTGGTCGGCCAGCGCCCGGGCGCACGCAGCGCCGATACCGCCTGCACCACCCGTGACCAGGGCGGTGCGACCGCGCAGACCACTCATACCAGGCCGGCCTTGGCCAGCTGCTCTCGATCGGCCTCGTCGACGTCGTGCAGGTCGATGCCGTTGGTCTCGCGGGTGAACCACGCGGCGACGAGCGTGATCGCCGCGGCGCCTGCCAGATAGACCGCGATCGGGACCCAGGTGCCGAACCGGTCCAGCAGCCAGGTGGCGATCGCCGGGGCCAGCGATCCCGCCACGATCGACGTCACCTGATAGCCCAGCGACACACCCGAATACCGCATGCGCGTCGGGAACATCTCGGCCATGATCGCGGGCTGCGGCGCGTACATGAACGCGTGAATGACAAGTCCGAGGATGACCGCGCCCATGATCATCAGGTAGTTACCGGTGTTCATCATCGGGAACGCGAAGAACCCCCAGGTGGCGGCCAGCGCAGCGCCGCCGATGTACACCGGTCGGCGCCCGAACCGGTCGGCCAGCCGGCCCACCTGCGGCACAACGATGAAGTGTACCGCGTGCGCGGCCAGCAGATACCACAGGATGTCGCTGGTGTCGGCGCCGACGTGCGTCTTGAGGTAGACGATGGAGAACGTGACCACGAGGTAGTACATGATGTTCTCCGCGAAGCGCAGTCCCATCGCGGTGAAAACCCCACGGGGATAACGCTTCAGAACCTCGAACACGCCGTAGGACACGGCCTTGACCCGCTCGACCTCCTCCTGCGCGGCGAGGAAGATCGGCGCATCGGTGACCTTGGTCCGGATGTAGTAGCCGACGAGCACCACCACCGCGGAGAGCCAGAACGCCACCCGCCAACCCCACGACAGGAACGCGTCCTCGGACAGCACCCCGGTCAGCACCAGCAGTACGACGGTCGCCAGCATGTTGCCGACCGGCACGGCCGCCTGTGGCCAGCTGGACCAGAACGCGCGCTGCTTGTCGGGGCTGTGCTCGGCGACCAGCAGGACCGCGCCGCCCCATTCCCCACCGACCGCGAAGCCCTGCAGGAAGCGCAGGGTGACGAGCAGGATCGGCGCCCAGACCCCGATCTGCGCGTACGTAGGCAGACACCCCATCAGGAACGTCACCGCGCCGACGAGCAGGATCGCGAACTGCAGCAGCTTCTTGCGGCCGTACTTGTCCCCGAAGTGCCCGAAGACGATGCCACCCAGCGGACGCGCGATGAAGCCGACCGCATAGGTCAGCAGCGCGGCGATGAGCCCGGCGGCCTCACTCGTCCCCTCGGCGAAGAACACCTTGTTGAACACCAGCGTGGCG contains:
- a CDS encoding substrate-binding domain-containing protein — its product is MKRTSSLLVTAVIGVGLTLTACGSNSDSGSGSTAAQGGGKIGVILPDTKSSVRWETKDRPALEAAFSDAGVDYTIQNAEGSADTMATIADGMIADGVTVLAIVNLDSDSGASIQQKAAAQGVKTIDYDRLTLGGSSDVYVSFDNTKVGELQGQGLVECLAGQPANVVFLNGSPTDNNATLFSTGAHSVVDATPSITIVGEQAVPDWDNDAAVTIFEQLYTAADGRVDGVYAANDGLAGSVISILEKNKRAGQVPVTGQDATVEGLQNILAGTQCMTVYKSAAEEAGALADVAIALANGQEPETTGTSRDDTGGRDVPSVLLMPQSITKDNIAIVFDDGGQSKDEVCSGQFAAACTAAGM
- the xylA gene encoding xylose isomerase, with the translated sequence MTVLAAGLRTAEALTPKREDRFSFGLWTVGWPGVDPFGVATRPALDAVEAVERLAELGAYGLTFHDDDLFAFGSSDADRRRAVDRVTAALGATGLVVPMVTTNLFTQPVFKDGGFTSNDRGVRRYALRKVLRNVDLAAELGAQTFVMWGGREGSEYDSAKDVQAALERYREALNLLCQYVIDQGSGMRFAIEPKPNEPRGDILLPTVGHALAFIETLEHPEMVGVNPETGHEQMAGLNFAHGIAQALYSGKLFHIDLNGQRGIKFDQDLVFGHGDLVNAFSLVDLLEHGGPDGAAAYDGPRHFDYKPSRTEDIAGVWASAAANMRMYLLLRERAAAFRADPAVREAMAAAKVAELRRPTLGDGETYADLLADPTAYEDFDTDAYFGGRGCGFVALHQLAIEHLMGAR
- a CDS encoding ROK family transcriptional regulator, whose product is MNATHGHRATRVGTSTDDVRRRNLSGVLTLVHRRRAVSRAELTRHTGLSRSTTKDLVEELAARGLVDESPAPPVSQVGRPSPIVRPGDRVVAVSVTPEVDAVTVGVVSMGGEVREVVRRPTDRIPTPADTVAITADAIADIRRSLRSDQEITAVGVAVPGLVHGPESSVQLAPNLDWHDVEIGQMLSSATGLPVYAANDANVGAIAEHLFGNHHGAEHLIYVNGGPSGIGAGFVVAGGLLGGIAGYAGELGHTYVGGGEQCHCGSVGCLETEVVQAPLARLVTELDGARADPPTSAELDVLNRQARVLAVALGNAVNMLNPGLIVLGGFLRVFCAYAATALREELARRSMGAPRSMVRVVPATLGADTLVIGAAELAFAPVLADPGRF
- a CDS encoding FGGY family carbohydrate kinase, with amino-acid sequence MTLVAGVDSSTQSCKVVVCDADTGRVVRSASSPHPGGTEVDPRWWWEALQRSITAAGGFDDVAAISVGAQQHGMICLDSAGQVVRDALLWNDTRSADAAAQLVGELGGPAVWADRVGVVPVAAITAAKLRWLADHEATSADATAAVCLPHDWLTWRLTGSSDIADLRTDRSDASGTGYYSAGADDYQYDLLALALRGRIPTVPRVLGPRESAGTTTEGVALGPGAGDNAAAALGLGAGDGDCVVSLGTSGVVSAVGRTAPHDPDGIVAGFADATGRQLPLVCTLNGAPVLAAVAEMLSVDFDEFDRLALSAPPGADGLVLVPYFEGERSPNLPRAAGALHGVTTRNLHPANIARAAVEGLLSSMSFCIDKIGEQGVDANRIILVGGAARSDAVRRIAPAVFGTTVRVPTPGEYVALGAARQAAWVASGQQAPPAWEIGDWASYEADATPHVLEQYHSAAPLTLR
- a CDS encoding HNH endonuclease signature motif containing protein yields the protein MFESLFDIDEGASQAELRAAVERFEALKSAAAAAQARATALWAAKRRAAEEAAGIPAAKRGKGLGAEVALARHDAPVCGGRHLGFAQALVEEMPHTLAALECGGLSEWRATLIVRESACLSVAQRRELDAELCGDVTRLAGWGNNRIEAEAKKITARLDAAAVVARGRAAVADCAVSVRPVSDTMMCVSVRLPLAKGVGLYAACKRAADTTFDARPRGQVMAETVYERVTGHPADGPVPVALSLVMADTTLAGDDDELGWLDGYGPVPAGFCRALTGDAAADAEAKATLRRLYRHPESGQLVAMESTARKFPKALALLLQRRDRTCRTPYCNAPIRHHDHAVPARDGGKTSAGNGLGLCEACNYAKEAPGWRVTTSETNGEHRAEYVTPTGATYTSIAPVLPGPPVRRRLSLAEGRLSIDLVTFDAA
- a CDS encoding acetoacetate--CoA ligase codes for the protein MERAVTVTTEPQWVPTDEDITGAQVTAFARFAEQRTGKTFADYQALWRWSVEDVEGFWGALWDYFELGEHSGVLEGSEMPGVTWFPGTTLNYVDHVVRQARTDRPAIIHVSEDGPDREVSWADLLGRAAAFAEKLRAAGVGPGDRVVGYLPNIPETVIAFLATAGVGAVWSACGQDYSAKAALDRLGQLEPTVLVASDGYLFGGKYRDKRDDVKAVTAGLPTLKATFSTDDLAERSDAPWEPVRVPFEHPLWILFSSGTTGLPKGIIHGHGGVVLEHLKAVALQSDIGPDDTFFWYTSPSWMMWNFQVAGLLVGATIVCYEGSPNAPQPDSLWRIAARIRATVLGTSPGYVLGCIKADAEPGRTHDLSALRTVGITGSSLPPSSSLWLRDHVGVQIASISGGTDVVSAFIGGARTVPVWPGELSAPYLGVALDAWDESGNPVRGEVGELVVTKPLPSMPVAFWNDPDGERYRSAYFDTFPGVWRHGDWITITDHDSVIVHGRSDSTLNRHGIRMGSADIYQAVESLPEVVEALVIGAEQPDGGYWMPLFVVLPDDVEMTDELRDRINDTIRSEVSPRHVPDEIIVAPAVPHTRTGKKLEVPIKKLFQGGDPAKVVERSAVDDPALLDWYVTQRRR
- a CDS encoding 3-hydroxybutyrate dehydrogenase, with translation MSGLRGRTALVTGGAGGIGAACARALADQGAEVTVADVDGVAAKAVAQEVGGTAWVLDLLDVEALEGLSLETDILVNNAGVQNIAEIAEFPPQKFRSMMALMVEAPFLLIRAALPHMYRNEFGRVVNISSIHGLRASPYKVAYVTAKHALEGLSKVTALEGGPHGVTSNCVNPGYVRTPLVTRQIADQARTHNIGEDQVISDILLKESAVKRLVEPEEVGALVAWLASPVAGMVTGASYTMDGGWSAR
- a CDS encoding MFS transporter, giving the protein MSTQHDARTDGQGPITTGLKRVVVASMAGTVVEWYEFFLYATAATLVFNKVFFAEGTSEAAGLIAALLTYAVGFIARPLGGIVFGHFGDKYGRKKLLQFAILLVGAVTFLMGCLPTYAQIGVWAPILLVTLRFLQGFAVGGEWGGAVLLVAEHSPDKQRAFWSSWPQAAVPVGNMLATVVLLVLTGVLSEDAFLSWGWRVAFWLSAVVVLVGYYIRTKVTDAPIFLAAQEEVERVKAVSYGVFEVLKRYPRGVFTAMGLRFAENIMYYLVVTFSIVYLKTHVGADTSDILWYLLAAHAVHFIVVPQVGRLADRFGRRPVYIGGAALAATWGFFAFPMMNTGNYLMIMGAVILGLVIHAFMYAPQPAIMAEMFPTRMRYSGVSLGYQVTSIVAGSLAPAIATWLLDRFGTWVPIAVYLAGAAAITLVAAWFTRETNGIDLHDVDEADREQLAKAGLV